The nucleotide sequence AGTACTCCCCGATGCCCAGGTGGATGTGTAGGCCCACGGCCTCGTAGCCCAGGCGGTGGAGCACGTCCCAAAGGGCCAAAGAGTCCTTCCCCCCCGAGACCGCCACCAATACCTTCTCGCCGGGCTTGAGCATCCGGTGGCGGCGGATGCCCCTCTCCGTCTCCTTGACGAACCAGTCCAGGTAGTGCTCCCGGCAGAGGGCGAACCCCCGGCTCCGCAGCTCCACCTGGGCCTTGGCTTGGCAGACCTTGCAGACCATCTAGCCTCCGGAGATGGCCGAGAGGACCTCTACGACCTCCCCTTCCCCCACCCGCTCGTCCGGGGTGAGGAGCTCCTCCCCCCGCACCGCCACCACGGTCTCGGGGTTCAGGCCGAGCTCCTCCAAGACCTCCCGGAGGGGCCTGTCCCCCCTCACCTCCACCTCTTTCCGTTCGGGCAGGCGCAGGATGACCCTCACCCCGCTAGTGTAGCAGGTGGGGAGCGGCGAGCTCCATGAGCCTCTCCAGGGTGCGCCGGTTGTAGGCGGCGATCTCCCGCCGCCGGGGAACCTCGGGGTAGGCCCCTTCGGGATCGTGCAGGGTGGGGGTGAGGGGCTGGCCGAGCCGGGCCTCCCAGTGCTCCCGCCACCCCTCGGGCAGGCGCCCGGGGAGGGGAAGCCCGTGGAAGAGGTGGTAGAGGAGGGCCCAGACGCGGACCGCCGCGTCCAGGCTGTACCCGCCCCCTAAGGTAAAGAGGACCCTGCCCCCGGCGTAGGCCTCGGCGTACTCCAGAACCAGGCGGAAGAGGCGCTCGTAGGCCCGGGTGGTGAGGAGGAGGTCGGCCAAGGGGTCCAGGAAATGGGCGTCCGCCCCCGCCTGGACCACGAGGACGTCGGGCCGGAAGGCCCTT is from Thermus islandicus DSM 21543 and encodes:
- the ttuB gene encoding sulfur carrier protein TtuB, whose translation is MRVILRLPERKEVEVRGDRPLREVLEELGLNPETVVAVRGEELLTPDERVGEGEVVEVLSAISGG